From a region of the Paenibacillus sp. R14(2021) genome:
- a CDS encoding sulfatase-like hydrolase/transferase has protein sequence MALLCGKKTPKAAAFQREISPAISHLRHYIGSAACCPSRATLLTGHYPSLHGVSQTTGVAKEAFDSDMFWLGRNTLPTMGNYFREAGYRTYYKGKWHISQADITVPGTHQDLPSYNPVNGVPDRQKSALYKHADPLDSYGFSGWIGPEPHGKNPRNSASSAAYGVSGRDVVYAAEAAQLLAALEQQKQSGHAAAPWLIVASFVNPHGIVLYGDLTEHLPAFHFDADGTPPIPPPPSMNESLHTKPRCQASYRHIYPRALQQITNEPFYRKLYYRLQRKADQAMHRVFEALTRSSMYDNTIVIFTSDHGDLLGAHGGLHQKWYTAYEEALHVPLIIHSKRLFPSYVSCHALTSHVDLLPTMLGLAGIDLGAVEERLRAKFSEVRPFVGRDLTSAFLGGAALVDEPIYFMTDDDITRGQHQTNTLGVPYPAVIQPNHIETVIAVLRSHDRQETWKLSRYFDNRDFWSQPGAKDEIVQPGHPASRMPVKSVKTIPVQEEYGLYNVTADHLELRNLAHPAFASPQTLPVLQLMIRLLEEQRQAKRLRPAAPGGN, from the coding sequence ATCGCGCTATTATGTGGCAAAAAAACGCCGAAGGCAGCTGCGTTTCAACGAGAAATTTCGCCTGCGATTTCTCACTTACGGCATTATATCGGCAGCGCCGCATGCTGCCCAAGCAGAGCGACCTTGCTCACCGGTCACTATCCATCCCTGCACGGCGTCAGCCAGACGACCGGGGTTGCCAAGGAAGCGTTTGATTCCGATATGTTTTGGCTTGGCAGAAACACCCTGCCGACGATGGGCAATTATTTTCGCGAGGCCGGCTACCGGACATACTACAAAGGAAAGTGGCATATCTCGCAAGCGGATATCACCGTTCCCGGTACGCACCAAGATTTGCCCAGCTACAATCCAGTCAACGGCGTTCCCGATCGTCAGAAGTCGGCTCTGTACAAACATGCTGACCCGCTTGACAGCTACGGCTTCTCCGGATGGATCGGCCCGGAGCCCCACGGGAAGAATCCGCGCAATTCCGCTTCCTCCGCCGCATACGGCGTAAGCGGAAGAGACGTTGTGTATGCTGCGGAGGCCGCTCAGCTGCTAGCCGCGCTCGAACAGCAGAAGCAGAGCGGCCATGCCGCGGCACCATGGCTCATCGTGGCTTCCTTCGTCAATCCGCATGGTATCGTGCTGTACGGCGACCTCACCGAACACCTTCCCGCCTTTCATTTCGATGCGGACGGTACGCCCCCTATCCCTCCCCCGCCGAGCATGAACGAATCGCTGCATACGAAACCGCGCTGCCAAGCAAGCTACCGGCATATCTATCCGCGAGCACTGCAGCAGATTACGAACGAGCCGTTCTACCGCAAGCTCTACTACCGCCTGCAGCGGAAAGCCGACCAAGCCATGCATCGCGTATTCGAGGCGCTTACCCGCTCTTCCATGTACGACAATACCATCGTCATCTTCACCTCGGATCACGGCGATTTACTCGGCGCCCACGGCGGTCTTCACCAGAAATGGTACACCGCTTATGAAGAGGCTCTGCATGTCCCGCTTATCATCCACAGCAAGCGGTTGTTTCCGTCCTACGTAAGCTGTCATGCGCTGACGAGCCATGTCGATCTCTTGCCTACCATGCTGGGGCTCGCCGGTATCGATCTGGGAGCCGTTGAAGAGCGGCTTCGTGCCAAATTCAGCGAAGTCCGCCCTTTCGTCGGCCGAGACTTAACGTCTGCTTTCCTTGGAGGCGCCGCACTTGTTGATGAGCCCATCTATTTCATGACCGACGACGACATCACCCGAGGCCAGCATCAGACGAATACGCTTGGCGTCCCCTATCCTGCCGTCATTCAGCCGAACCATATCGAGACCGTCATCGCCGTTCTGCGTTCGCATGACCGGCAGGAGACGTGGAAGCTCTCCCGATATTTCGATAATCGCGACTTCTGGAGTCAGCCGGGGGCTAAGGACGAGATTGTTCAGCCCGGCCATCCGGCCTCCAGGATGCCAGTCAAATCCGTAAAAACCATCCCCGTCCAAGAAGAGTATGGGCTGTATAACGTCACGGCAGACCACCTCGAGCTTCGAAACCTCGCCCATCCCGCCTTCGCCTCGCCTCAAACGCTGCCTGTCCTGCAGTTGATGATACGGCTGCTGGAAGAGCAGCGGCAGGCGAAGCGGCTGCGTCCGGCAGCCCCTGGCGGCAATTAA
- a CDS encoding alpha/beta fold hydrolase — MVLYKKMKIDGLHIFFREAGSPSHPAIILLHGFPSSSHMFRDLIPLLADRFHVIAPDYPGYGSSSMPTTQEFAYTFENISIIMEKLIAGLGIARYFLYMHDYGGPVGFRLAIRHPQRVLGFVIQNAVADECGLGKPFDLFKALWADPNPVTEAAFAQLVTYDFTKKQYLTGVCQPYLISPDGYNMDQFFLDRPGNSEIQLALGYDYRTNVEQYPAWQQYMRTYQPPTLVAWGKNDFIFTLEGALAFSRDLKVIETCFLCGGHFVLEEQSRHVAELIKRFFGHV; from the coding sequence ATGGTGCTTTATAAAAAAATGAAAATCGACGGCTTGCATATTTTCTTTCGCGAAGCGGGTTCTCCGAGTCATCCCGCCATTATCCTGCTTCATGGATTTCCAAGCTCTTCCCATATGTTCAGAGACTTGATTCCGCTGCTCGCGGACCGGTTCCACGTCATCGCTCCGGACTACCCCGGTTATGGCAGCAGCAGCATGCCGACAACCCAAGAATTCGCGTATACCTTCGAGAACATCTCGATAATCATGGAGAAGCTGATCGCCGGGCTCGGTATTGCTCGCTATTTCTTGTACATGCATGATTACGGAGGCCCGGTCGGATTCAGGCTGGCGATTCGCCATCCGCAGCGCGTGCTTGGTTTTGTCATACAGAATGCAGTCGCAGATGAATGCGGACTCGGCAAGCCGTTCGACCTCTTCAAGGCGCTGTGGGCGGATCCGAACCCGGTAACGGAAGCGGCGTTCGCCCAGCTGGTTACGTACGATTTTACCAAGAAGCAGTATCTGACCGGCGTATGCCAGCCTTACCTGATCAGCCCGGATGGTTATAATATGGACCAATTTTTCCTGGACCGCCCCGGCAACAGTGAAATCCAGCTCGCGCTCGGCTACGATTATCGAACAAACGTCGAGCAATATCCCGCCTGGCAGCAGTACATGCGGACTTATCAGCCTCCTACGCTCGTCGCCTGGGGTAAAAACGATTTTATTTTCACGTTGGAAGGCGCGCTCGCTTTTAGCCGAGACTTGAAGGTCATTGAAACGTGTTTCTTGTGCGGCGGGCATTTCGTGCTGGAGGAACAAAGCCGGCATGTCGCGGAGCTGATCAAGCGTTTCTTCGGGCACGTATAG
- a CDS encoding helix-turn-helix domain-containing protein has translation MQAFKDWNLKVKETFNATSNEVVLTVTEAGQSLGLSKDHMKQYVEKNNLTKVPIMRSVHRYLLLKSEIDEIIAQKKGATVR, from the coding sequence ATGCAAGCGTTTAAGGACTGGAATCTGAAGGTGAAAGAAACGTTTAACGCAACAAGCAACGAAGTGGTGTTGACCGTAACGGAAGCGGGTCAATCGCTCGGTCTCTCCAAGGATCATATGAAGCAATACGTGGAAAAAAACAACCTGACCAAAGTTCCCATCATGAGAAGCGTTCATCGTTATCTGCTGCTGAAGAGCGAAATCGACGAAATCATTGCGCAAAAGAAAGGCGCCACCGTGCGTTAA
- a CDS encoding cold-inducible protein YdjO-related protein has product MTTIWSCTKEDCNGWMRISYSFEDVPTCAQCKSPMIHSQRELPVLPDANNGLKTGAKNAGTTT; this is encoded by the coding sequence ATGACGACAATATGGTCGTGTACGAAGGAAGACTGCAACGGTTGGATGAGGATCAGCTATTCCTTTGAAGATGTACCGACCTGCGCGCAGTGCAAGTCTCCGATGATTCACAGCCAGAGAGAACTTCCTGTATTGCCGGACGCAAACAATGGCTTGAAAACCGGTGCGAAAAACGCGGGTACCACTACGTAA
- a CDS encoding ADP-ribosylglycohydrolase family protein: protein MEHDPMLLDRAYGCLVATAIGDAMGMPASFMSPSQIRRIYGRITDFLTPDQEQTAHGAVEAGGITDDTQESLIVSSVLIEAGRFDQALFAAKMKQWAVQYKMLDSTVIGPSTRKFLETLLSGGDYVEAGKHGDTNGAAMRVGPIGIFDHGNVAHAIEDAVLSALPSHGSRAGVASACAVAAAIARAVEGGCTPREVMDAALQGAETGEHRGFDKPSPSIAARIRLAIDVVDQERNKPLQEVCERLYAYIGAGMKSYESVPLSLGVFYAVSGQVNEGIIAVVNIGDDADTNGAIVGSLCGAYSGASAIHPAWIAKVEGTNGIPFKQIAADLLRVRRAERI, encoded by the coding sequence ATGGAACACGATCCTATGCTGCTCGACAGAGCTTACGGATGCTTGGTCGCAACGGCGATCGGCGATGCCATGGGTATGCCCGCTTCGTTCATGTCCCCCTCCCAGATTCGGCGAATATATGGCCGAATTACGGATTTCTTGACGCCGGATCAAGAGCAGACGGCGCACGGCGCAGTAGAAGCAGGGGGCATTACGGACGATACGCAGGAGAGCTTGATCGTCTCGTCCGTCCTGATCGAAGCCGGACGTTTCGATCAGGCGTTGTTCGCGGCCAAAATGAAACAGTGGGCCGTGCAGTACAAGATGCTGGACTCCACGGTGATCGGACCCAGCACGCGCAAGTTTCTGGAGACGCTTCTGTCGGGCGGCGACTACGTGGAAGCCGGCAAACACGGGGATACGAATGGGGCCGCTATGCGCGTCGGACCGATCGGCATCTTTGACCATGGGAACGTCGCTCATGCGATCGAGGATGCCGTGTTGTCCGCGCTGCCGTCCCACGGAAGCCGGGCCGGCGTTGCCTCCGCTTGCGCCGTCGCGGCCGCGATCGCGAGAGCCGTGGAGGGCGGCTGTACGCCAAGGGAGGTCATGGATGCCGCGCTCCAAGGGGCAGAGACGGGCGAGCACAGAGGCTTCGATAAGCCCTCGCCGTCGATTGCCGCGCGCATCCGCTTGGCGATTGATGTGGTCGACCAGGAGCGGAATAAGCCATTGCAAGAGGTGTGCGAGCGCTTGTACGCATATATCGGCGCCGGCATGAAGAGCTACGAATCCGTGCCTCTGTCGCTCGGCGTGTTCTATGCCGTGTCCGGACAGGTGAACGAAGGCATTATTGCGGTCGTAAACATCGGCGACGACGCGGATACGAACGGCGCCATTGTCGGTTCGTTGTGCGGGGCTTACAGCGGCGCTTCTGCCATCCATCCCGCCTGGATTGCCAAGGTGGAAGGCACGAACGGGATTCCGTTCAAGCAGATCGCCGCGGATTTACTGCGTGTGCGCAGGGCTGAACGAATTTGA
- a CDS encoding carbohydrate kinase family protein, translated as MTDSTTILLFGGIIIDQYVLVDQSPPRGGDALIHDSFFRVGGCAINVGTTLQNLGIRPWIVSAVGDDAWGLRIRAYLEEKQFPAEAIRYGEKQASGYCLSIVEQDGERTFLTYKGCEAVFMPSMLEGADFRQISHVYVTGYYLLDPAYTDAIAGELKKLKAAGAYLVFDPGPLAASIPTETLLTVLKLTDLLLPNDAEWTILGELLNGGTAGEPPWRELGIGTVILKQGSRGADVRTADGGYRVAPYSAESIDTSGAGDSFAGGLLYSLARGDDMRTAVQIAAACGALTTTLMGPHGAFSLNDIMNLIQKAR; from the coding sequence ATGACGGACAGCACAACCATCCTGCTATTCGGCGGCATCATTATCGATCAGTACGTGCTCGTGGACCAAAGCCCTCCAAGAGGCGGGGACGCGCTCATTCATGATTCGTTCTTCCGGGTCGGCGGCTGCGCGATCAATGTCGGAACGACGCTGCAGAATTTAGGAATCCGTCCCTGGATCGTGTCTGCGGTCGGCGACGACGCCTGGGGGCTGAGGATCAGAGCTTACTTGGAAGAGAAGCAGTTTCCCGCCGAGGCCATTCGATATGGAGAGAAGCAAGCCTCCGGCTACTGCCTCTCCATCGTCGAGCAGGACGGTGAAAGAACCTTCCTGACTTATAAAGGGTGCGAAGCGGTTTTCATGCCTTCCATGCTGGAAGGGGCAGACTTCAGGCAAATATCCCATGTTTACGTAACCGGCTACTACTTGCTGGACCCGGCGTACACGGACGCCATCGCCGGCGAGTTGAAGAAGCTAAAAGCCGCCGGGGCCTACCTCGTGTTCGATCCCGGCCCTCTGGCCGCTTCGATTCCGACTGAGACGCTGCTCACTGTATTGAAGCTTACCGACCTGCTCCTCCCGAACGATGCCGAATGGACGATACTGGGCGAGCTGCTGAACGGGGGCACGGCCGGTGAACCGCCTTGGCGGGAGCTCGGCATCGGAACCGTCATCTTGAAGCAGGGCAGCCGCGGCGCGGACGTCCGAACGGCTGACGGCGGTTACCGTGTTGCGCCTTACTCGGCCGAGAGCATCGATACGTCGGGCGCAGGCGACAGCTTCGCCGGGGGCCTGCTGTACAGCTTGGCGCGGGGTGACGACATGAGAACAGCCGTTCAAATCGCCGCCGCATGCGGCGCACTTACGACGACCCTCATGGGTCCGCACGGCGCGTTCTCGCTGAACGACATCATGAATTTGATACAGAAGGCAAGGTGA